Proteins co-encoded in one Novosphingobium sp. PP1Y genomic window:
- a CDS encoding aromatic-ring-hydroxylating dioxygenase subunit beta, with amino-acid sequence MTAADTQWLAVCRFLGREAVALDEKDWDTWLSLYAEDAEYWVPAWDDRERLTADPQREISLIYYHNRGGLEDRVFRIRTGRSSASTPGARTSHMFTLLSTEDADGLVRARTSWTVTSVLDGVVTVYSGSAFYDLEPVGGSFVIKRKKTVIINDLAQTMLDVYSI; translated from the coding sequence ATGACGGCGGCCGATACGCAGTGGCTGGCCGTTTGCCGCTTTCTCGGCCGCGAGGCGGTTGCGCTCGACGAAAAGGACTGGGACACTTGGCTGTCGCTCTATGCGGAAGACGCGGAATACTGGGTTCCGGCCTGGGATGATCGCGAGCGTCTGACCGCCGATCCGCAGCGCGAAATCTCGCTGATCTATTACCACAATCGCGGCGGTCTTGAGGATCGTGTCTTTCGCATCCGCACTGGGCGGTCCTCGGCAAGCACGCCTGGCGCGCGCACTTCCCACATGTTCACACTGCTATCGACTGAAGATGCCGATGGTCTGGTGCGGGCGCGCACGTCGTGGACGGTGACGTCGGTGCTCGATGGGGTGGTAACCGTCTACAGCGGATCGGCCTTCTACGATCTTGAGCCGGTCGGCGGAAGTTTTGTGATCAAGCGCAAGAAGACCGTGATCATCAACGACCTCGCGCAGACCATGCTCGATGTCTACAGCATCTGA